A part of Paraburkholderia largidicola genomic DNA contains:
- a CDS encoding LutC/YkgG family protein has product MNARERMLGRLRAAAPAQVSGDELKHLDEQIDLHYDSRRVALPTQALVESMHAALAASHAEVFRATEHTWPALIAQRLLATNVKRLLLDTSCAEGAALAEVLPSSVATRNYDQPIENWKAELFDTIDAGFTVARSGIASTGTLIVAPDASSPRTMSLVPPLHIALVYAHSLHADLHAAMRAEHWQAGMPTNLVMISGPSKTSDIQQTLAYGAHGPRELWVVIVEPQTDAAAATEGDAA; this is encoded by the coding sequence ATGAACGCGCGCGAACGCATGCTCGGACGGTTGCGCGCCGCTGCGCCCGCTCAGGTTTCAGGCGACGAGTTGAAACACCTCGACGAACAGATCGATCTGCATTACGACAGCCGCCGCGTGGCGCTGCCGACGCAAGCTCTGGTCGAATCGATGCACGCGGCGCTCGCCGCCTCGCATGCCGAAGTATTTCGCGCGACGGAGCACACGTGGCCCGCGTTGATCGCGCAACGCCTGCTCGCGACGAACGTGAAGCGCCTGCTGCTCGATACATCGTGTGCGGAAGGCGCGGCGTTGGCGGAGGTGTTGCCCTCTTCCGTGGCAACCCGCAACTACGATCAGCCGATCGAAAACTGGAAAGCCGAACTGTTCGACACCATCGACGCCGGCTTCACGGTCGCGCGCTCAGGGATCGCCTCGACGGGCACGCTGATCGTCGCGCCCGATGCCAGTTCGCCGCGCACGATGTCGCTCGTGCCGCCGCTGCATATCGCGCTCGTCTACGCGCATTCGCTGCATGCGGACCTGCACGCCGCGATGCGCGCCGAGCATTGGCAGGCGGGTATGCCGACCAATCTCGTGATGATCTCCGGCCCGTCGAAGACTTCCGATATCCAGCAGACGCTCGCCTACGGCGCGCACGGCCCGCGCGAACTGTGGGTCGTGATCGTCGAACCTCAAACCGATGCAGCCGCCGCCACGGAGGGAGACGCAGCATGA